The Microbacterium maritypicum genome contains a region encoding:
- a CDS encoding carbonic anhydrase — MTHPLTPTAAWKQMQDGNRRFVQDEPRHPNQDVARRKDLTAAQHPVATLFGCSDSRLAAEIIFDLGLGDLFVVRNAGQVIGESIVASLEYAVAVLEVPLIVVLAHDSCGAVRAAIDGTAIDAAPLPPHIWKLIAPIVPAARKVLAESGGTTVAEIDSELVGIEHLRNTVSDLLQSSEIISDAVSAGRLGIVGANYRLAEGTAVPVITVGIDADGVTTEGTDPATKEGSE, encoded by the coding sequence ATGACGCACCCGTTGACCCCCACAGCCGCATGGAAGCAGATGCAGGACGGCAACCGCCGTTTCGTGCAGGACGAGCCCCGGCACCCGAATCAAGACGTCGCCCGTCGCAAGGATCTGACGGCAGCGCAGCATCCGGTCGCCACCCTGTTCGGCTGCTCGGACTCGCGCCTCGCCGCCGAGATCATCTTCGACCTCGGCCTCGGCGACCTGTTCGTGGTGCGCAACGCCGGACAGGTGATCGGCGAGTCGATCGTCGCGAGCCTGGAGTATGCCGTCGCGGTGCTCGAGGTGCCGCTGATCGTCGTGCTCGCCCATGACTCCTGCGGCGCCGTGCGTGCGGCTATCGACGGCACCGCGATCGATGCCGCTCCCCTGCCCCCGCACATCTGGAAGCTGATCGCCCCCATCGTTCCCGCCGCGCGGAAGGTGCTGGCCGAGAGCGGCGGGACCACCGTCGCCGAGATCGACTCGGAACTGGTCGGCATCGAGCATCTGCGCAACACCGTGAGTGATCTGCTGCAGTCGTCCGAGATCATCAGCGACGCCGTGTCCGCGGGTCGCCTGGGCATCGTCGGCGCCAACTACCGTCTGGCCGAGGGCACCGCGGTGCCCGTGATCACGGTCGGAATCGACGCCGACGGCGTCACCACCGAGGGAACTGACCCCGCAACCAAGGAGGGTTCGGAATGA
- a CDS encoding endonuclease domain-containing protein encodes MDVGIAPIEVALVHAFGCYGEEFFFAAFESAWNKRMLTAVARANVRAALPSTARWLIDLARPDAESGLESVVRLRLHLIGVAVRTQVIIDGVGRVDFVIEGRVILEADGRENHEGPANRHRDLMRDAVASRLGFETLRFDYAMILHSWDVVVAAIAAALGRARA; translated from the coding sequence ATGGACGTCGGGATCGCCCCGATCGAGGTCGCACTGGTGCATGCGTTCGGCTGCTACGGAGAGGAGTTCTTCTTCGCCGCGTTCGAGTCGGCGTGGAACAAGCGGATGCTGACGGCGGTGGCCCGCGCGAACGTCCGCGCGGCCCTTCCCTCGACAGCGCGCTGGCTCATCGATCTCGCGCGCCCTGATGCGGAGAGCGGCCTGGAATCGGTGGTGCGGCTGAGGCTCCACCTGATCGGGGTCGCTGTGCGCACGCAGGTGATCATCGACGGTGTCGGACGCGTCGACTTCGTCATCGAGGGTCGAGTCATCCTGGAGGCAGACGGTCGGGAGAACCATGAGGGGCCGGCGAATCGCCACCGGGATCTCATGCGCGACGCCGTGGCCTCACGTCTCGGATTCGAGACGCTGCGTTTCGACTACGCGATGATCCTGCACTCCTGGGATGTGGTCGTGGCAGCGATCGCAGCGGCTCTCGGGCGGGCACGCGCCTGA
- a CDS encoding class II fumarate hydratase has product MTEQDYRIEHDTMGEVRVPVNALYGAQTQRAVENFPISGKGLESTQIAALARIKKAAALANKELGTLDGAIADAIAQAADQVASGDHDSEFPVDTYQTGSGTSSNMNMNEVLATLATRILGATVHPNDHVNASQSSNDVFPTSVHIAVTQALIDTLIPALDHLAVALEAKAELWKDAVKSGRTHLMDATPVTLGQEFGGYARQIRLGIERVQSALPRVAEVPLGGTAVGTGINTPLGFPQKVIALLAAETELPITEAKDHFEAQANRDGLVEASGALRTIAVSLTKINNDLRWMGSGPNTGLGELHIPDLQPGSSIMPGKVNPVVPEAVLMVCARVIGNDATVAWAGASGSFELNVAIPVMGTAVLESIRLLSNASRVLADKTIDGLQANVERAAAFAGMSPSIVTPLNKLIGYEAAAKIAKHSVAKGITVRDAVIDLGYVERGDLTLEQLDEKLDLLSMTHPG; this is encoded by the coding sequence ATGACCGAGCAGGACTACCGCATCGAGCACGACACCATGGGTGAGGTGCGGGTGCCCGTGAACGCACTCTACGGAGCGCAGACCCAGCGCGCCGTGGAGAACTTCCCGATCTCGGGCAAGGGACTGGAATCGACCCAGATCGCTGCCCTGGCCCGCATCAAGAAGGCCGCGGCGCTGGCCAACAAGGAGCTCGGCACTCTCGACGGTGCCATCGCCGATGCGATCGCCCAGGCCGCCGACCAGGTCGCCTCCGGAGACCACGACAGCGAGTTCCCGGTCGACACCTACCAGACCGGCTCCGGTACCTCGTCGAACATGAACATGAACGAGGTTCTGGCGACGCTCGCGACGCGCATCCTCGGTGCGACCGTCCACCCCAACGACCACGTGAACGCCTCGCAGTCGTCGAACGATGTGTTCCCGACCTCCGTGCACATCGCGGTCACCCAGGCCCTCATCGACACGCTCATCCCCGCGCTCGACCACCTCGCCGTCGCCCTCGAGGCGAAGGCCGAGCTGTGGAAGGACGCCGTCAAGTCCGGCCGCACCCACCTGATGGATGCCACCCCGGTGACCCTGGGCCAGGAGTTCGGCGGCTACGCCCGTCAGATCCGCCTGGGCATCGAGCGCGTGCAGTCGGCCCTCCCCCGCGTCGCCGAGGTCCCGCTGGGCGGCACCGCGGTCGGCACCGGCATCAACACCCCGCTCGGCTTCCCGCAGAAGGTCATCGCGCTGCTCGCGGCAGAGACCGAGCTGCCCATCACCGAGGCCAAGGATCACTTCGAGGCGCAGGCCAACCGCGACGGACTGGTCGAGGCCTCCGGCGCGCTGCGCACGATCGCGGTCTCGCTGACCAAGATCAACAACGACCTGCGCTGGATGGGCTCCGGCCCCAACACGGGTCTCGGCGAGCTGCACATCCCCGACCTGCAGCCTGGTTCCTCGATCATGCCGGGCAAGGTCAACCCGGTCGTTCCCGAAGCCGTGCTGATGGTGTGCGCACGCGTGATCGGCAACGACGCGACGGTCGCCTGGGCCGGCGCATCCGGCTCCTTCGAGCTGAATGTCGCCATCCCGGTCATGGGCACGGCCGTGCTCGAGTCGATCCGTCTGCTCTCGAACGCCTCGCGCGTGCTCGCTGACAAGACGATCGACGGCCTTCAGGCCAACGTCGAGCGGGCCGCCGCATTCGCGGGAATGAGCCCGTCGATCGTGACTCCGCTGAACAAGCTCATCGGCTACGAGGCTGCGGCGAAGATCGCCAAGCACTCGGTCGCCAAGGGCATCACGGTGCGCGACGCCGTGATCGACCTCGGCTACGTCGAGCGCGGCGACCTCACCCTCGAGCAGCTCGACGAGAAGCTCGACCTGCTGTCGATGACGCACCCGGGCTGA
- a CDS encoding exodeoxyribonuclease VII small subunit — MSALNDTPVDTLSFEAARDELVKVVAELEQGSPTLENSLALWERGEALAARCEEWLLGAKRRLDAARAAASDVETPVGDS; from the coding sequence GTGAGCGCCCTGAACGACACCCCTGTGGACACGCTGTCGTTCGAGGCGGCTCGAGACGAGCTCGTCAAGGTCGTCGCTGAACTCGAACAGGGATCCCCGACCCTCGAGAACTCGCTCGCCCTCTGGGAACGTGGTGAGGCTCTCGCCGCCCGTTGCGAAGAGTGGCTGCTGGGCGCCAAGCGCCGCCTCGACGCGGCTCGCGCCGCGGCATCCGATGTCGAGACGCCGGTAGGAGACTCGTGA
- a CDS encoding DUF4245 family protein, producing the protein MSKQPPIIAELGRPETPEETAARKAAFSKAYRSSQTVRNLVAALLVTVAVVAVIIFAVPRGTPVEQKPLDVAAVAEGVESSMERPVLIPELGDFWRANGAEMQGGATVVWEVTLAPKSDTERGFIKVAQAFDADSSWAPQRLNGIAPTDTVRIGGLDWDVYKPGNAESNANVTYAIGTQAGDDYILLYGSRSADSTAELAESLIPQIRIISEAP; encoded by the coding sequence GTGAGCAAGCAGCCCCCGATCATCGCCGAGCTCGGCCGCCCCGAGACTCCGGAAGAGACCGCCGCCCGCAAGGCCGCGTTCAGCAAGGCCTACCGGTCGAGCCAGACGGTGCGAAACCTCGTGGCGGCGCTCCTGGTCACGGTCGCCGTGGTCGCGGTCATCATCTTCGCCGTCCCTCGCGGCACTCCGGTCGAGCAGAAGCCACTGGATGTCGCCGCCGTCGCCGAGGGCGTGGAGTCGTCGATGGAACGCCCCGTGCTGATCCCGGAGCTCGGCGACTTCTGGCGTGCGAACGGCGCCGAGATGCAGGGTGGCGCCACCGTGGTGTGGGAGGTCACCCTGGCCCCGAAGTCCGACACGGAGCGCGGCTTCATCAAGGTGGCCCAGGCTTTCGACGCCGATTCATCCTGGGCTCCGCAGCGTCTGAACGGCATCGCCCCGACTGACACCGTGCGCATCGGCGGCCTCGACTGGGACGTCTACAAGCCCGGAAACGCCGAATCGAACGCGAACGTGACGTATGCCATCGGCACGCAGGCCGGCGACGACTACATCCTGCTCTACGGCTCGCGCTCGGCCGATTCGACCGCCGAACTCGCCGAATCCCTCATTCCGCAGATCCGCATCATCTCGGAGGCCCCATGA
- the xseA gene encoding exodeoxyribonuclease VII large subunit, producing the protein MTVFEATTGQGETPPADSVAPRDSTADAPTSVTRLNATIRDFIARWNTVWVEGEITSWNVRAGNVFARLKDTRSDAQISIRVWSSVRGRIPSDIGIGDHVVAAVKADYFVKAGDFSFAVSAMKHVGLGDQLERLEKLRAQLRQEGLFDSSRKKRLPFLPHVIGLITGERSDAEKDVHRNAELRWPQVRFRTEYAAVQGDRCVPDTLAALARLDADPEVDVIIIARGGGDPQTLLGFSDERLVRAVAAASTPVVSAIGHENDHPLLDDVADLRASTPTDAAKRVVPDVGEQRALIAQLRSRATTRLTQRLTHDIAQLEQLRSRPVLRSPAPIIDARAQEIWLLLGRGRDTVNRQLDDAGRRTGELRASLRALSPAATLARGYAIAHLDGGVILRDAADAPAGSTLTITLDRGSLTARSEGEIAEDA; encoded by the coding sequence ATGACAGTCTTCGAAGCGACCACGGGCCAGGGCGAGACGCCACCGGCCGATTCCGTCGCACCCCGCGACTCGACGGCCGACGCTCCCACCTCGGTCACCCGGCTGAACGCCACCATCCGCGACTTCATCGCGCGGTGGAACACCGTCTGGGTCGAGGGAGAGATCACTTCCTGGAATGTGCGCGCCGGCAACGTGTTCGCGCGGCTGAAGGACACCCGCTCCGATGCGCAGATCTCCATCCGGGTGTGGTCGAGTGTGCGCGGGCGCATCCCCTCCGACATCGGCATCGGCGATCATGTGGTCGCCGCGGTCAAGGCCGATTACTTCGTCAAGGCCGGCGATTTCAGCTTCGCCGTCTCCGCGATGAAGCACGTCGGGCTGGGCGACCAGCTCGAGCGCCTCGAGAAGCTGCGGGCGCAGCTGCGACAGGAAGGCCTGTTCGACTCTTCGCGCAAGAAGCGCCTACCCTTCCTGCCGCATGTGATCGGTCTGATCACGGGCGAGCGCTCGGACGCCGAGAAGGATGTGCACCGCAACGCCGAGCTGCGCTGGCCGCAGGTGCGCTTCCGCACCGAGTACGCCGCCGTGCAGGGCGACCGCTGCGTTCCCGACACGCTCGCCGCCCTCGCCCGGCTCGACGCCGACCCCGAGGTCGATGTGATCATCATCGCCCGCGGTGGTGGAGACCCGCAGACGCTCCTCGGTTTCAGCGATGAGAGGCTCGTGCGCGCCGTCGCCGCGGCCTCTACACCCGTCGTGAGCGCGATCGGGCACGAGAACGACCATCCGCTGCTCGACGATGTGGCGGATCTGCGGGCTTCGACGCCGACCGACGCCGCCAAGCGCGTCGTCCCCGATGTCGGTGAGCAGCGGGCACTCATCGCGCAGCTGCGGTCCCGCGCGACCACGAGGCTCACGCAGCGCCTCACACACGACATCGCTCAACTGGAGCAGCTCCGCTCCCGCCCGGTGCTGCGTTCACCCGCTCCGATCATCGACGCCCGCGCCCAGGAGATCTGGCTGCTGCTCGGACGCGGCCGGGACACCGTGAACCGACAGCTCGACGACGCCGGGCGCCGCACCGGAGAGCTTCGGGCTTCGCTCCGCGCGCTCTCGCCCGCCGCGACCCTGGCTCGCGGTTACGCGATCGCCCACCTCGATGGGGGCGTGATCCTGCGCGACGCCGCCGATGCCCCGGCCGGAAGCACGCTCACGATCACCCTCGACCGGGGCTCGCTGACCGCCCGCTCGGAGGGCGAGATCGCGGAAGACGCCTGA